One stretch of Pararhizobium qamdonense DNA includes these proteins:
- a CDS encoding DUF6894 family protein, producing the protein MALYYFHLRNGDDYEEDTTGVELPDVDSARTEAIVAAREILSEQIALGIPIGNQVFEVCEEDQFMVFKLAFKDILHS; encoded by the coding sequence ATGGCATTGTACTATTTTCATCTGCGGAATGGCGATGATTACGAGGAAGACACGACCGGGGTTGAATTGCCTGATGTGGACAGCGCCCGAACAGAAGCCATCGTAGCGGCGCGGGAGATATTGTCCGAACAGATTGCCCTTGGCATTCCGATTGGCAATCAAGTCTTCGAAGTCTGTGAGGAAGACCAGTTCATGGTTTTCAAGCTGGCTTTCAAGGACATCCTCCACAGCTGA
- a CDS encoding recombinase family protein, with the protein MKQYITYIRVSTAEQGKSGLGLEAQKRDIAIYLDNFSDVPFEVIAEFTEVQSGADDDRPELTKALALARKTGAELLVSKLDRLSRKVSFIAIVMDDPKVKLRVASMPHGDKFSLHIYAALAEQERDFISIRTKSALQAAKARGVKLGGLRDKTNERNKAASAKADRFASSVLPIIARLRDAGDTLQTIADALNTLGQQTPRGGKWTSTAVKRVIDRS; encoded by the coding sequence ATGAAGCAATACATCACATACATCCGCGTATCGACCGCCGAACAGGGCAAGAGCGGACTCGGACTCGAAGCGCAGAAGCGCGACATCGCCATCTACCTCGACAACTTCTCCGATGTTCCCTTCGAAGTCATCGCCGAATTCACGGAAGTCCAGTCGGGTGCCGACGATGATCGCCCAGAACTTACCAAGGCTCTTGCCCTTGCACGAAAGACCGGCGCTGAACTGCTGGTGTCGAAGCTGGACCGCCTGTCTCGTAAGGTGTCGTTCATCGCAATCGTAATGGATGATCCGAAGGTAAAGCTTCGCGTGGCTTCAATGCCCCATGGCGACAAGTTCTCGCTCCACATTTACGCCGCACTGGCAGAACAGGAGCGCGATTTCATCAGCATCCGAACCAAGTCAGCGCTTCAGGCAGCCAAGGCGCGTGGAGTGAAGCTTGGTGGATTGAGAGACAAGACCAATGAACGCAACAAGGCAGCAAGCGCTAAGGCGGATCGCTTCGCATCGTCGGTGCTGCCTATCATCGCTCGGCTTCGCGATGCTGGCGATACCCTTCAGACGATAGCAGACGCGTTGAACACTCTTGGTCAGCAGACACCAAGAGGCGGCAAGTGGACATCGACAGCAGTTAAGCGGGTTATCGATAGAAGCTGA
- a CDS encoding phage adaptor protein, with translation MTYDEFIEQIDSYTIRTDAPIAAFITRAESSLRTIVKHYLAEKTVTLNVAANRATLPSDFREIRTITGSAGITYRPIAPMNAVLQENEVGYYRDGNSIVFVGSPDSSIGFQYSSAFPDLTATQSNWLFERFPNVYIAAVLKSFYEWTKDPEGVQIEQAALNEALSIVAEDDRRGRVTGTIIMGASSW, from the coding sequence ATGACCTACGACGAATTCATTGAGCAAATCGACTCATACACCATCCGCACAGACGCGCCGATTGCAGCCTTCATCACACGCGCCGAGTCTTCTCTCCGGACAATCGTGAAGCATTACCTTGCTGAAAAGACCGTGACCCTTAATGTCGCCGCGAACAGGGCAACGCTGCCTTCGGATTTCCGCGAAATCCGCACCATCACCGGCAGCGCTGGCATCACGTATCGCCCCATTGCGCCGATGAACGCGGTATTGCAGGAAAACGAGGTTGGATATTATCGCGACGGCAACAGCATTGTCTTTGTTGGATCGCCTGATAGCTCCATCGGCTTTCAATATTCATCCGCATTTCCGGATTTGACCGCGACCCAATCGAACTGGCTGTTTGAACGGTTCCCCAATGTCTATATCGCCGCCGTGCTGAAGTCCTTCTATGAATGGACCAAAGACCCGGAAGGCGTGCAGATCGAACAGGCGGCGCTCAATGAGGCTTTGAGCATCGTTGCAGAAGACGACCGTCGCGGGCGCGTCACCGGCACCATTATCATGGGTGCTTCTTCATGGTGA
- a CDS encoding lysozyme translates to MKNKTSPKALDLIKRSEGCILKAYLCPANVPTIGYGHTKTVTKADVKAGKRITAAEAERLLLVDLAGFEAAVRKLVKVPVTDDQFGALVSFAYNLGEGALASSTLLKRINNKDAVALIRASWMQWNKARVNGVLKPLKGLTIRRQAEFDLFQNGVAKT, encoded by the coding sequence ATGAAAAACAAAACATCTCCGAAAGCCTTGGACCTTATCAAGCGTTCTGAAGGCTGCATTCTCAAAGCGTATCTCTGCCCTGCCAATGTTCCGACAATCGGTTACGGGCATACCAAGACCGTCACTAAAGCGGATGTCAAAGCCGGTAAGCGGATCACCGCCGCCGAAGCTGAACGGCTTCTGTTGGTCGATCTGGCTGGCTTTGAAGCCGCTGTGCGTAAACTGGTGAAGGTGCCGGTCACCGACGACCAGTTCGGGGCACTGGTGTCGTTTGCGTATAACTTGGGTGAGGGCGCGTTGGCATCCTCGACGCTGTTGAAAAGAATCAACAACAAAGACGCCGTGGCGTTGATTCGTGCCTCTTGGATGCAATGGAACAAGGCGCGAGTAAACGGGGTGCTAAAGCCGCTTAAAGGACTGACCATTCGTCGCCAAGCCGAATTCGATCTATTTCAAAATGGGGTCGCCAAAACTTGA
- a CDS encoding DUF5309 domain-containing protein: protein MPTLITTAVSHVKEDLASIVSMISPEETPFVSAIGKTKATATKHEWLQDTLAAPNKDNAAVEGADASDATLAGPVRLANQAQIFSKVGVVSGTLQAVSTAGTSDELARQIAKAGKELKRDLEAALVSANPSVATGARKLGGAEAWIKTNSNHGATGATAGYTGGAVGAVTAGTARPLTEAMFINMLQGIWNAGGDPKKVIAPGTLKSKISTFVGGGQKQQQAKDKTVHQSVDVYVSDFGTVDILPHRFMSATTVIGFDPSLWNQAVVRSMEKVNLAKTGDSDKFQLITELTLECLNEAGNGKVADLNG, encoded by the coding sequence ATGCCCACACTTATTACTACTGCAGTCTCACACGTCAAAGAAGACCTCGCATCTATCGTGTCCATGATCTCGCCTGAGGAAACCCCGTTCGTTTCCGCCATCGGCAAGACCAAGGCAACCGCTACGAAGCATGAATGGCTTCAGGACACGCTTGCCGCTCCGAACAAGGACAATGCCGCAGTCGAAGGTGCTGATGCATCCGACGCAACGCTTGCTGGTCCGGTTCGTCTCGCCAATCAGGCACAGATTTTTTCAAAGGTTGGGGTAGTCAGCGGCACCCTTCAGGCTGTTTCGACGGCTGGCACCAGTGACGAACTCGCTCGCCAGATCGCGAAGGCGGGCAAAGAATTGAAACGTGACCTTGAAGCCGCTCTTGTGTCTGCCAATCCTTCAGTCGCGACCGGCGCTCGCAAGCTCGGTGGTGCAGAAGCTTGGATTAAGACCAACTCCAATCACGGCGCAACCGGCGCGACGGCTGGTTATACTGGCGGCGCTGTCGGCGCGGTAACCGCTGGCACGGCACGCCCTCTTACCGAAGCTATGTTTATCAACATGCTTCAGGGCATCTGGAATGCCGGTGGTGATCCGAAGAAGGTCATCGCACCGGGCACGCTGAAGTCGAAGATTTCCACCTTTGTTGGTGGCGGTCAGAAGCAACAGCAGGCAAAGGACAAGACCGTTCACCAGAGCGTCGATGTCTACGTTTCGGACTTCGGCACCGTCGATATCCTCCCGCACCGCTTCATGTCGGCAACGACCGTCATCGGCTTTGATCCTTCGCTTTGGAATCAGGCTGTTGTTCGTTCGATGGAGAAGGTCAATCTCGCCAAGACTGGTGACTCTGACAAGTTCCAGCTGATCACCGAATTGACGCTTGAATGCCTCAATGAAGCTGGCAACGGCAAGGTAGCTGACCTGAACGGCTGA
- a CDS encoding GIY-YIG nuclease family protein — protein sequence MTQTANNSGIYALTVNGTTYIGASHNLKSRFYHHKRNLHLNRHHAPAIQEAFNTVATGNSAVSFSVLEYCNLEQLHAREDFHIKTNQHVCNSKAAGGGIRLITDDARENSRKRLTGRQMRYIGDFITPWGLFTSSMAAAKASEVAFSQFAVWKACKQSETVITRLAFAKSRYLQTLGQHVVGMSWAELGFAFVAKAEDDTGIKVIGEGPVTSKYDALSDSERADLIERLKLEMAEGLDEMKQSASKLKSLIEASKRHLH from the coding sequence ATGACACAGACCGCTAACAATTCCGGCATTTACGCTCTAACCGTAAACGGTACAACCTATATCGGCGCAAGCCATAATCTGAAATCGCGTTTTTACCATCATAAGCGCAATTTGCATCTCAACCGGCATCATGCACCAGCTATTCAAGAGGCTTTCAATACGGTTGCGACAGGCAATTCGGCGGTATCATTTTCCGTCCTTGAATACTGCAATCTCGAACAGCTTCATGCTCGCGAAGATTTCCACATCAAGACGAACCAGCACGTTTGCAATTCCAAGGCTGCTGGTGGTGGTATTCGGCTTATCACTGATGATGCCCGCGAGAATTCGCGCAAGCGTCTTACGGGTCGCCAAATGCGCTACATCGGCGACTTCATTACACCATGGGGCCTATTCACATCATCCATGGCGGCGGCAAAAGCTTCCGAAGTAGCCTTCAGTCAATTCGCAGTGTGGAAGGCCTGCAAGCAATCTGAAACGGTAATAACACGTCTTGCCTTCGCAAAGTCGCGATACCTCCAAACCCTTGGTCAACATGTGGTTGGCATGTCATGGGCTGAACTTGGGTTCGCATTCGTAGCTAAGGCGGAAGACGACACCGGTATAAAAGTAATCGGTGAGGGGCCTGTTACCTCAAAATACGACGCTCTTTCGGATAGCGAACGCGCCGATCTAATCGAGCGGCTGAAACTCGAAATGGCGGAAGGCCTTGATGAGATGAAACAGTCCGCATCAAAGCTGAAGTCCCTGATCGAAGCGAGCAAGCGGCATCTTCATTGA
- the panE gene encoding 2-dehydropantoate 2-reductase, with protein MRMLVVGAGSTGGYFGGRLAAAGKDVTFLVRPARAEQLRRTGLQIVSPAGDLSIKPQLLTAGEISAPFDIVLLAVKAFSLAATVEDFAPAVGPNTLILPVLNGMKHMDVLSARFGAERLAGCVCKIATVLDQEGRIAHLAPFHDLFYGERDGALTDRMAAIDAFMKGAGFDARLSSSIEREMWEKWILLASLGAINCLMRGAVGDIAAAPGGAEFAASLLDEAVATVRAVGTAPSDAFVAAARDQLTRQGSTQTSSMYRDLKQAKRIEAEQIVGDLVRRAREAQIATPLLSAAFANLSIYQSGLAAE; from the coding sequence GGCAAGGATGTGACCTTCCTCGTCCGGCCTGCTCGTGCCGAACAGTTGCGAAGGACCGGCCTTCAGATCGTCAGCCCGGCCGGGGACCTCTCGATCAAGCCTCAGCTGCTCACGGCAGGGGAGATTTCGGCACCGTTTGATATCGTTCTGCTCGCGGTCAAGGCGTTCTCGCTGGCGGCGACAGTGGAGGACTTTGCGCCGGCGGTGGGACCGAACACGTTGATTTTGCCGGTTTTGAACGGCATGAAGCACATGGATGTGCTTTCCGCGCGGTTTGGCGCGGAACGTCTGGCGGGATGCGTCTGCAAGATTGCGACGGTGCTGGACCAGGAGGGACGTATCGCTCACCTGGCGCCGTTCCATGACCTGTTTTATGGCGAGCGCGATGGGGCGCTAACGGACCGGATGGCGGCCATTGACGCGTTCATGAAAGGGGCGGGCTTCGACGCGCGCCTGTCGTCCTCGATCGAACGGGAAATGTGGGAGAAGTGGATTCTTCTGGCTTCGCTTGGGGCGATCAATTGCCTGATGCGCGGGGCTGTCGGTGATATCGCCGCAGCACCCGGAGGTGCTGAGTTTGCCGCAAGCCTGCTCGACGAGGCCGTCGCGACCGTTCGCGCAGTTGGGACCGCGCCAAGCGATGCGTTTGTGGCTGCGGCCAGGGACCAGCTCACGCGGCAGGGATCGACGCAGACATCGTCCATGTACCGCGACCTGAAGCAGGCAAAGCGGATCGAAGCCGAGCAGATCGTCGGCGATCTCGTGCGGCGCGCCCGCGAGGCGCAGATTGCGACGCCGCTTCTGAGCGCTGCCTTCGCCAACCTGTCGATCTACCAGTCGGGCTTGGCTGCGGAATGA
- a CDS encoding isochorismatase family protein, which translates to MSADTALLVIDVQESFRHRPYFRDQDVKAYIERQQALIDGAKAAGIPVVQILHVEETGVFAEASGFVVPLAPLRIEPDAVFRKGRHSALVGTGLDVWLTKNGVRRIIVSGIRTEQCCETTTRHASDLGYAVDYVGEATLTFPMTDATGLEWSAADIRARTELVLAGRFARIVTVEEALKGASEKIAA; encoded by the coding sequence ATGTCCGCAGACACCGCTCTTCTCGTCATTGACGTACAGGAATCCTTTCGGCACAGACCCTATTTTCGCGACCAGGACGTGAAGGCCTATATCGAACGCCAGCAAGCGCTGATCGACGGCGCGAAAGCCGCTGGAATTCCGGTCGTCCAAATCCTTCACGTCGAAGAAACCGGCGTCTTCGCCGAAGCATCGGGGTTCGTCGTTCCGCTCGCGCCGCTTCGCATCGAGCCGGACGCGGTGTTTCGCAAGGGTCGCCACAGCGCACTTGTCGGCACTGGTCTCGACGTATGGCTGACGAAAAACGGCGTCCGCCGCATCATCGTCTCCGGCATCCGCACCGAACAATGCTGCGAGACGACGACGCGCCACGCTTCGGATCTCGGCTATGCGGTTGATTATGTTGGCGAGGCGACGCTGACCTTTCCGATGACGGATGCGACCGGCCTGGAATGGAGCGCGGCGGACATCCGCGCCCGGACCGAACTCGTGCTGGCCGGTCGCTTCGCGCGCATCGTTACCGTCGAAGAAGCATTGAAAGGCGCCTCGGAGAAGATCGCCGCATGA
- the lexA gene encoding transcriptional repressor LexA has product MLTRKQQELLLFIHERMKESGVPPSFDEMKDALDLASKSGIHRLITALEERGFIRRLPNRARALEVIKLPEAYSTSLQPKRGFSPSVIQGSLGAQPAPPPAPVKTAANSDTVSIPVMGRIAAGVPISAIQNNTHDISVPLEMVGAGEHYALEVRGDSMIEAGILDGDTVIIRNTNSASPGEIIVALVDDEEATLKRFRRKGASIALEAANPAYETRIFGPDRVKIQGKLVGLIRRYH; this is encoded by the coding sequence ATGCTGACCCGCAAGCAACAGGAACTGCTTCTGTTCATTCACGAAAGAATGAAGGAATCGGGGGTACCGCCGTCCTTTGACGAAATGAAGGATGCACTGGACCTTGCGTCGAAATCCGGCATCCACCGGTTGATTACAGCACTTGAAGAGCGCGGCTTCATCCGGCGCCTGCCCAACCGGGCAAGAGCGCTTGAGGTGATCAAGCTGCCGGAAGCCTATTCCACCAGCCTGCAGCCCAAGCGCGGCTTTTCGCCCAGCGTCATCCAGGGAAGCCTGGGCGCACAGCCGGCGCCGCCTCCGGCACCCGTCAAGACCGCAGCCAATAGTGACACCGTCTCCATTCCCGTCATGGGCAGGATCGCGGCCGGCGTGCCGATCTCCGCGATCCAGAATAACACTCATGATATTTCCGTGCCTCTCGAAATGGTCGGTGCCGGCGAGCACTATGCGCTTGAAGTGCGCGGCGATTCGATGATCGAGGCCGGCATTCTGGATGGCGACACGGTCATCATCCGCAATACCAATAGCGCCAGCCCAGGCGAGATCATCGTTGCGCTTGTCGATGACGAGGAAGCGACGCTGAAGCGGTTTCGCCGGAAGGGCGCTTCGATTGCGCTGGAAGCCGCCAATCCTGCGTATGAGACGCGCATCTTCGGGCCGGACCGGGTCAAGATTCAGGGGAAACTGGTCGGATTGATCCGCCGGTATCATTGA
- a CDS encoding GIY-YIG nuclease family protein, with protein sequence MTPSSTINAKSGVYQLRNTITGNKYVGRSASLHTRRNAHFSTMRRRDHRNSRVQADFEAHGIESFVFEVLEYADKGSLKTAEQRLLDQGGFAYNFAKSATGGHGGFTHSSESREKIRQSRIGTKQTDESRRRQSQTRRAMKMTGSDSCRFGGYFHTPWGKFGSSYQASENGLVTQPSIIKWCKNADNTISSKSFGKSPYLQSIGKSVIGKTPRQLGFSFQPV encoded by the coding sequence TTGACACCATCATCGACTATCAACGCCAAGAGCGGCGTTTATCAGCTTCGTAACACCATCACCGGCAACAAATACGTTGGTCGAAGCGCGAGCTTACACACTCGCCGCAATGCCCACTTTTCGACCATGCGCCGCCGCGATCATCGAAATTCCCGCGTACAGGCTGACTTTGAAGCACACGGCATAGAGTCTTTCGTCTTTGAGGTGCTGGAGTATGCCGACAAAGGCTCACTGAAGACCGCTGAACAACGTCTCCTCGATCAGGGCGGCTTTGCCTACAATTTCGCTAAGAGTGCGACGGGCGGGCACGGCGGCTTCACTCACAGCAGTGAATCCCGCGAAAAGATCAGACAATCGCGGATCGGCACAAAGCAAACCGACGAATCCCGCCGCCGTCAAAGCCAGACCCGCCGCGCTATGAAAATGACGGGTTCCGATAGTTGCCGGTTCGGCGGCTATTTCCATACTCCGTGGGGAAAGTTCGGCAGTTCATATCAGGCATCTGAAAACGGGCTGGTAACGCAACCGTCAATCATTAAGTGGTGTAAGAACGCCGACAATACTATTTCCAGCAAATCGTTTGGGAAGTCGCCTTATCTCCAATCCATCGGGAAAAGCGTGATCGGCAAGACACCAAGACAATTGGGCTTCTCGTTCCAACCGGTTTGA
- a CDS encoding portal protein → MAEEDIILKSISGPLKDAVKWSNSNIAAKQEQALKYYKRSYLPGDDKLKGRSKWVSPEIAKNCDWMTASLVRIFDAPENVCEFVPFGPEDEAVATQQTKVVNWIIKTKNSHLSFLKPWLQNGLICGLGIVTVEFDIQSQESLARVLKNIPNDQLAAFMQQEEAGQIIIESASKPKLNEQGIETRDLKIRSIKRVPTFNILSVSPEDFVVSADAKFSNETGGIQAKLQGHRKVMGKQDLIDLGFDAEKVRSIPLASDKSDGIALERSKDTDGKQGISGDDVSVYQIYTKLKLDKKNRHYRLTLAGDLDAPVLLDYEETTKYYPYSAFTPYDIPDTLFGLGIPDKIGDDHLIITRMNRAVLDSLHMAVHPIKVVNPDVTNLDDLLNVSPGSVIRSTDPNGGISYNTPPFAGGQAIPVIQNLTQSLDYSTGVGPSMVSISAKDMQNVTATAANQQSNSGQLIVESISRYFADTGYRYLVKMIVDALIQKPDEAQEFVSRLTNGFVPIDEFTPDFDVTTSVAFGVMSRDQSTQTLMNLLGQQMQAMQAGLPVANAQNIYATLSKLAETAGFKNASLFFTDPSSIPPAPNPPTPVDPNAGLIEIEKVKAQLKAQDAEAQRQFDLQKFIAETDLKRDQMAQDFALQNAEITAKYNAQIDIARLKLEQSMPRDPLGNIVMQPQPMSQQQPDQMAPPPEQMPQQPNPMGIRNESH, encoded by the coding sequence ATGGCTGAAGAAGACATTATTCTAAAGAGCATTTCAGGTCCATTGAAGGATGCGGTGAAGTGGTCAAATTCAAACATCGCGGCAAAGCAGGAACAAGCGCTCAAATATTACAAGCGCTCCTATCTTCCCGGTGACGACAAGCTTAAAGGGCGCTCGAAATGGGTCAGCCCCGAAATCGCGAAAAATTGTGACTGGATGACCGCGAGTCTCGTAAGGATATTTGACGCTCCGGAAAACGTCTGCGAATTCGTGCCCTTTGGTCCGGAGGATGAGGCGGTTGCCACACAGCAGACCAAAGTCGTCAACTGGATCATTAAGACCAAAAATTCGCATCTGTCGTTCCTTAAGCCATGGCTTCAAAACGGCTTGATTTGCGGCTTGGGCATCGTCACCGTTGAATTCGATATTCAAAGCCAGGAATCTCTTGCTCGCGTCCTGAAGAACATCCCGAACGACCAGCTTGCAGCCTTCATGCAACAGGAAGAAGCCGGTCAGATCATCATCGAGTCCGCTTCGAAGCCCAAGCTCAACGAACAAGGCATCGAAACCCGCGATCTGAAAATTCGGTCCATCAAGCGTGTTCCAACCTTCAACATTTTGAGCGTTTCACCAGAAGATTTCGTAGTTTCCGCCGATGCAAAGTTCTCGAATGAGACTGGTGGCATTCAGGCGAAGCTTCAGGGTCACCGCAAGGTCATGGGAAAGCAAGACCTGATCGACCTTGGCTTCGATGCCGAAAAGGTGCGATCGATCCCCCTCGCCAGCGACAAGAGTGACGGCATTGCCCTTGAACGGTCGAAGGACACAGACGGCAAACAGGGCATTTCCGGCGATGATGTCTCCGTCTATCAGATTTACACCAAACTGAAGCTGGACAAGAAGAACCGCCATTACCGGCTTACGCTGGCTGGCGATCTCGATGCGCCGGTTTTGCTCGACTACGAAGAAACCACGAAATATTACCCTTATTCGGCTTTCACCCCCTACGATATTCCCGACACGCTGTTCGGTCTCGGCATTCCCGACAAGATCGGCGATGACCATCTGATCATCACCCGCATGAACCGCGCGGTTCTCGACAGCCTGCATATGGCTGTTCACCCGATCAAGGTCGTCAATCCGGATGTGACCAATCTTGATGACTTGCTGAACGTATCGCCGGGTTCCGTGATCCGCTCAACCGACCCGAACGGCGGCATTTCGTACAACACCCCGCCTTTTGCCGGTGGTCAGGCGATCCCGGTAATCCAGAACCTCACACAATCGTTGGACTATTCGACCGGTGTCGGACCTTCCATGGTCAGCATCTCGGCGAAAGACATGCAGAATGTGACCGCCACGGCGGCAAACCAGCAGTCGAACTCTGGTCAGCTGATCGTTGAGTCCATTTCTCGCTACTTCGCAGACACCGGCTATCGCTATCTGGTGAAGATGATTGTGGATGCGCTGATCCAAAAGCCAGACGAAGCGCAGGAATTCGTTTCACGCCTCACCAATGGTTTCGTGCCGATTGACGAATTCACCCCTGACTTCGACGTGACGACTTCGGTCGCCTTTGGTGTCATGAGCCGTGACCAGTCAACACAGACGCTCATGAACCTGTTGGGTCAGCAGATGCAAGCAATGCAGGCAGGTTTGCCGGTTGCCAATGCACAGAACATCTACGCCACACTGTCAAAGCTCGCGGAAACAGCTGGTTTCAAGAATGCATCGCTGTTCTTCACCGACCCGTCATCGATACCTCCTGCCCCGAACCCGCCGACTCCCGTCGATCCCAACGCCGGTCTGATCGAAATCGAGAAGGTCAAGGCACAGCTGAAGGCACAAGACGCGGAAGCACAGCGCCAGTTCGATTTGCAAAAGTTTATCGCCGAAACCGACCTGAAGCGCGATCAAATGGCGCAAGATTTTGCCCTGCAAAACGCCGAAATCACAGCAAAGTACAATGCACAGATCGACATCGCTCGGCTGAAGCTTGAACAGTCCATGCCGCGTGATCCATTGGGCAACATCGTCATGCAGCCGCAGCCTATGTCGCAGCAACAGCCCGATCAGATGGCACCACCGCCTGAACAGATGCCGCAACAGCCTAATCCGATGGGTATCCGCAATGAAAGCCATTGA
- a CDS encoding GlxA family transcriptional regulator, translating into MTERERQKVISVFTIVPPRALLLDIAGPMEVLRKANLQQTDVSFTVDYIGPSAGIHTSVGIALAGIAPLPPSIPDDALVVISGSADEPLGGIYDDRSDDATFEEEIVEWLRRTIRPDTRLVTICSGALLAARAGLLDGYECTTHHATIEALRRSAPRARVLENRLYVEDRYRLTSAGITAGIDLMLAIVAREVGHPTALAIARYLVVYMRRGPADPQLSPWLEGRNHIHPSVHRAQDAIAADPSRSWSVEMLATVAATSPRNLSRLFNEQTGMSVIDYVNRMRIALAKEMVVGSRLDMESIAERSGFASTRQFRRAWGRLHDAPPARMRAVSGSGGGQQRSGHRADELGMATPEP; encoded by the coding sequence ATGACAGAACGCGAGCGGCAAAAGGTGATTTCGGTTTTTACGATCGTGCCTCCGCGCGCTCTGCTGCTCGACATCGCCGGTCCGATGGAGGTCTTGCGCAAGGCCAACCTCCAGCAGACCGACGTCAGCTTCACAGTCGATTATATCGGACCGTCTGCCGGCATTCATACGTCGGTCGGAATTGCTCTCGCGGGCATCGCACCCCTACCGCCAAGTATCCCAGACGATGCGCTGGTGGTCATCTCCGGTTCAGCGGACGAGCCGCTGGGTGGCATCTACGACGATCGCAGCGATGATGCGACGTTCGAGGAAGAGATCGTCGAATGGCTGCGGCGAACCATCCGTCCGGACACCCGGCTCGTGACGATCTGCTCGGGAGCGCTGCTCGCCGCCCGTGCCGGATTGCTCGACGGCTATGAATGCACCACCCATCACGCGACGATCGAAGCGCTTCGTAGGTCGGCGCCACGGGCGCGTGTGCTCGAGAACCGATTGTACGTGGAAGACCGTTACCGGCTGACCAGTGCGGGCATCACCGCCGGGATTGACCTGATGCTTGCCATCGTGGCGCGGGAGGTCGGCCATCCGACAGCGCTCGCGATCGCTCGATATCTCGTCGTGTACATGCGGCGCGGCCCGGCCGATCCACAGCTCTCGCCCTGGCTCGAAGGGCGGAACCATATCCATCCGTCCGTTCATCGGGCGCAGGACGCCATCGCGGCCGATCCCTCCCGGTCCTGGTCCGTGGAGATGCTCGCAACGGTCGCCGCGACGAGTCCGCGTAACCTCTCGCGGCTTTTCAACGAGCAGACGGGCATGAGCGTGATCGACTATGTGAACCGTATGCGCATCGCGCTCGCGAAGGAAATGGTCGTCGGATCGCGTCTCGATATGGAGAGCATCGCCGAACGGTCGGGATTTGCCTCGACCCGTCAGTTCCGCAGGGCCTGGGGCCGGCTGCATGACGCTCCGCCGGCGCGCATGCGCGCGGTTTCCGGTTCTGGAGGCGGCCAGCAAAGAAGTGGCCACCGCGCGGATGAATTGGGCATGGCGACGCCGGAACCCTAA